The genome window TCTTCGTATAAGAGCTGAAAAAGCGCGGGTTCAATATCCAGGAAACATTTAAATTCATATAGTTCCGCATCCACAAACACGGCGAAAAAGTTGGGAGACACTGTCTTTAGCATCTCCCAATTTTAACTTTAACTCAAGAGCTATAAACGATTTCCGCGGGAGTTTGATAAAGTAAGCGGACTGTCGTTTAGCACCAAATCTTTGCGTGCTGTTTCATACATGAGATGTTCATAGTCTCATAATAAGTATTTCAGATAACTATAAATTATTCTCTTTTCCATTAAATTCCTCTTTCATCGCTTTCACCAGTGCATAGGCCATGAAGAGCGTCATTATAGAGTAAGGAAACGAGATAATTCCAGCCAATTTCTGTATCCCTCTGAAGTCACCTGCGAAAAGGGTGATAGCGGATATTACAGCCATAAGGGATCCCCATATAAAAAGTCTCTGCTTAGACGGATTGATGTTGCCGTTGCTTGACAACATCCCAACGACAAAAGTTCCAGAGTTGGCAGATGTTATCAGGAATGTAGCTACCAGAATAAAACACATAACAGTGGTAATCGTCGTGAATGGAAACATGCCCATAAGATCCCAGAGCGCCATTGACATATTGTTCACTGAAGAATCGGCTAAAGCGCAATTAGGGGTCTTAAATAGCACCGAGATGGAGGCTCCCCCGAATATTGTCATCCATGCAAAGCTGCCGAGCGGAGGAATAAGCAGAGAACCGGCCACGAGCTCTCTCATTGTCCTTCCGTAAGATACTCGCGCAAAGAAGACACCGCAGAGTGGCCCCCACGAAAGCCACCATAACCAGTAAAGAACTGTCCATCCACGCTGCCATAAGTCAAAATCAGTATCCCACGGGCTCACGCGAAGCGTCCAGTCAGGAAGATTTGCTACGTAGGTGCCAAGCGACGTTATGAATGTCTGTATTATTCCCAGCGTAGGCCCGAACAAAAACAGGAAAGCACATATAATTATTGAAAGGTAAACGTTGATGTCGGCAATAACTTTGATTCCTCTTTTTAATCCGATCACGGCCGTGCTAATGTAGACGACCGACATAATTGCAAGAGAGATTTCAGCGAACCATAGATTATTGGAAACATTAAAGAAACGGGCAATACCAGCCCCCATCTGCGAAGAGGCTATACCAAGCGAGGAAGCGATACCAGCAACAGTCAGGAAAACCATCCATGAATCTACAAAATGAGAACAACAAAGTGCCGTTTTCTCGTTTTTAAACAGAGGCTCTACAAAGTTTCCAATGAGCGCTGGTTTATTTTTCCTCATACTGAAGTATCCGATAACCATCGCGGTTATCCCATATATACTCCAGGGATGGCAGCCCCAGTGAAGGAAACTGAGCTGCATCGACAGATCTGCCGCCTGTGGAGAACCAGGCGTGACGCCAAGAGGCGGGCAGAGGAAATGATAGGCGGGCTCCGCGGCTCCAAAGAAGACAAGCCCGCTGCCCATGCCTGCTGAAAAAAGCATTGCCAGCCAGGAAAATGTACTAAATTCAGGTACGGAATTGTCTGGGCCGAGTTTTACCTTTCCATATCTTGAAAACGCGATATAGATCATAAAAAATATGTAAAACGTGACGACTGATACAAGATACCAGTTGGTAGTGTAACTTATTCTGTGTAAACCCCTTGCCCCTGGATCGATGTAAGACATCAAAGGGTTACCGTTACTGCTTCAGTATCACCATAATGACATACGCTATCCGGGCTGTCAATGGACTGCAGCCCGGACTTTTCTTATAGGCGTTTAGGGCTATTCCAGATCTCCGGGTTCTATGCGTTCCTCAAAGTAAATGCACAGCTGTGACAGAATTTTACTCCAGTCCCTGTCCCTGCCGGTCCACTTTTCAGTGATGTCCATCGTCGCAAGATAAAGGAGCTTGAGAAGGGCGTCGTCTGAGGGGAAGATCGTACGTGTTTTTGTCACTTTCCTGAGCTGCCGGTTGTAGTTCTCGATCTGGTTTGTCGTATAGATCATCCGGCGCAGCTCATAGGGATACTTGAAATAAGCGGATAACTGAGGCCAGTTGTTCCGCCAGCTCGCTACCGAAGACGGGTATTTCGAGCCCCACTTCTCTTCAAGTCTGTCAAGCCCTTCCTCGGCCTGCTCCAGTGTAGGAGCCTGATAGACACCCTTCAAATCATTCATAAAAGCCTTAATGTCCTTGTAAGAGACGAATTTTGTCGTGTAACGGATCTGATGGACGATGCAGCGCTGGACTTCGGCCTTGGGATATACGGCGCTTATCGCATCTGCAAAGCCTGTCAGGCCGTCGACGGAGATAATGAAAATATCTTCGGTACCGCGATTACGGATCTCGTTAAGGACACCGACCCAGTACTTGGCGCTCTCATTTCCGCCGACCCACAGGCCAA of Synergistes jonesii contains these proteins:
- a CDS encoding BCCT family transporter, which gives rise to MSYIDPGARGLHRISYTTNWYLVSVVTFYIFFMIYIAFSRYGKVKLGPDNSVPEFSTFSWLAMLFSAGMGSGLVFFGAAEPAYHFLCPPLGVTPGSPQAADLSMQLSFLHWGCHPWSIYGITAMVIGYFSMRKNKPALIGNFVEPLFKNEKTALCCSHFVDSWMVFLTVAGIASSLGIASSQMGAGIARFFNVSNNLWFAEISLAIMSVVYISTAVIGLKRGIKVIADINVYLSIIICAFLFLFGPTLGIIQTFITSLGTYVANLPDWTLRVSPWDTDFDLWQRGWTVLYWLWWLSWGPLCGVFFARVSYGRTMRELVAGSLLIPPLGSFAWMTIFGGASISVLFKTPNCALADSSVNNMSMALWDLMGMFPFTTITTVMCFILVATFLITSANSGTFVVGMLSSNGNINPSKQRLFIWGSLMAVISAITLFAGDFRGIQKLAGIISFPYSIMTLFMAYALVKAMKEEFNGKENNL
- a CDS encoding IS256 family transposase — encoded protein: GLWVGGNESAKYWVGVLNEIRNRGTEDIFIISVDGLTGFADAISAVYPKAEVQRCIVHQIRYTTKFVSYKDIKAFMNDLKGVYQAPTLEQAEEGLDRLEEKWGSKYPSSVASWRNNWPQLSAYFKYPYELRRMIYTTNQIENYNRQLRKVTKTRTIFPSDDALLKLLYLATMDITEKWTGRDRDWSKILSQLCIYFEERIEPGDLE